Proteins encoded within one genomic window of Pseudomonas cannabina:
- a CDS encoding Tim44 domain-containing protein, whose amino-acid sequence MQRFLSIAMALCIGLTMSLDVNAARFGGGKSMGSAPTHQARQTAPSTPAAAPNAAGRPAAAASGASRWLGPLAGIAAGGLLASMFMGDGFNGLQLFDILIMGLIAFLIFRFIARRRQQQQPKMAAAGAPYQREASQPGQNPIFGSSAPASAAPVINAPAWFNEKRFLEAARGHFEALQQHWDANEMDKIAEFVTPQMLQFLKKERADLGDGFQSTFIDNLSVQLDGVDDRADKTVATLTFSGVSKTSRFDQGEVFSESWNMERPQGDNQPWLVAGIRQNG is encoded by the coding sequence ATGCAACGTTTTCTAAGCATCGCGATGGCGCTGTGCATCGGGCTCACCATGAGTCTGGATGTGAACGCCGCGCGCTTCGGTGGCGGCAAGAGCATGGGCTCGGCGCCTACCCATCAGGCGCGTCAGACCGCACCCTCCACTCCGGCGGCCGCGCCTAACGCTGCTGGCCGTCCTGCCGCTGCGGCCAGCGGCGCCTCGCGCTGGCTGGGCCCATTGGCCGGTATCGCTGCCGGTGGCCTGCTCGCGTCGATGTTCATGGGTGACGGCTTCAACGGCCTGCAACTGTTCGACATCCTGATCATGGGCCTCATTGCCTTCCTGATCTTCCGCTTCATTGCACGTCGTCGTCAGCAGCAACAGCCGAAAATGGCTGCTGCCGGTGCGCCGTACCAGCGTGAAGCCAGTCAGCCAGGGCAGAATCCGATTTTCGGCAGCTCTGCACCTGCTTCCGCTGCGCCCGTGATCAACGCACCGGCATGGTTCAATGAGAAGCGTTTTCTGGAAGCGGCTCGCGGTCATTTTGAGGCGTTGCAGCAGCACTGGGACGCCAACGAGATGGACAAGATTGCCGAGTTCGTCACTCCGCAGATGCTGCAATTCCTGAAAAAGGAACGTGCGGATCTGGGCGACGGTTTCCAGTCGACCTTCATCGACAACCTCAGCGTTCAGCTGGACGGTGTCGATGATCGTGCCGACAAGACTGTCGCCACACTGACCTTCTCCGGTGTTTCCAAGACGTCGCGCTTTGATCAGGGCGAAGTGTTCAGCGAAAGCTGGAACATGGAGCGACCACAAGGCGACAACCAGCCATGGCTGGTGGCAGGAATTCGCCAGAACGGTTGA
- the uvrD gene encoding DNA helicase II: MRDDLSLLLNSLNDAQRQAVAASLGRQLVLAGAGSGKTRVLVHRIAWLMQVEQASPHSVLSVTFTNKAAAEMRHRIEQLMGISPAGMWVGTFHGLAHRLLRAHWQEAGLVQTFQILDSDDQQRLVKRVMRELGLDEQRWPARQAQWFINGQKDEGLRPKHIQASGDLFLTTMKSVYEAYEAACQRAGVIDFSELLLRALDLWRDNPGLLAHYQRRFRHVLVDEFQDTNAVQYAWLRLLAQGGDSLMVVGDDDQSIYGWRGAKIENIHQYSSDFPDTEVIRLEQNYRSTASILKAANALIVNNSGRLGKELWTDVGDGELINLYAAFNEHDEARYVVETIESALKTGISRNDIAILYRSNAQSRVLEEALLRERIPYRIYGGQRFFERAEIKNAMAYMRLLEGRGNDAALERVINVPARGIGEKTVEAIREHARHADVSMWEAMRLLVANKGLTGRAATALGGFIELIENLSAKVMEMPLHLMTQTVIEQSGLITYHEQEKGEKGQARVENLEELVSAARAFENHESDEELTPLAAFLGHASLEAGDTQAQEHEESIQLMTLHSAKGLEFPHVFLVGMEEGLFPHKMSLEEPGRLEEERRLAYVGITRAMKQLVMTYAETRRLYGSETYNKVSRFVREIPPTLIQEVRLSNSVSRPFGGTPKFNSSSLFNGTGIPETEFTMGQRVQHAVFGEGVILNFEGAGAQARVQVNFAEGSKWLMMGYAKLVAL; encoded by the coding sequence ATGCGCGATGATCTCTCTCTCCTTCTGAATTCCCTCAACGATGCCCAACGTCAGGCCGTAGCTGCCTCACTCGGTCGTCAGTTGGTTCTGGCCGGTGCTGGCTCCGGCAAAACCCGTGTGCTGGTGCATCGCATCGCCTGGCTGATGCAGGTCGAGCAAGCCTCCCCGCATTCGGTTCTGTCGGTGACGTTCACCAATAAGGCTGCGGCCGAGATGCGCCACCGCATCGAGCAACTGATGGGCATCAGCCCGGCCGGCATGTGGGTCGGCACTTTCCACGGTCTGGCGCACCGCTTGTTGCGTGCGCACTGGCAGGAAGCGGGGCTGGTGCAGACCTTCCAGATTCTCGACAGCGATGACCAGCAACGCTTGGTCAAACGCGTAATGCGCGAGCTGGGCCTGGACGAACAACGCTGGCCTGCGCGCCAGGCGCAGTGGTTCATCAACGGTCAGAAAGATGAAGGCCTGCGCCCGAAACATATTCAGGCCAGCGGCGATCTGTTCCTGACCACGATGAAAAGCGTTTACGAAGCCTACGAGGCCGCCTGCCAGCGAGCGGGCGTCATCGACTTCTCCGAACTGCTGCTGCGCGCCCTGGACCTGTGGCGCGATAATCCGGGCCTGCTCGCGCATTATCAGCGCCGTTTCAGGCACGTGTTGGTCGACGAGTTCCAGGACACCAACGCTGTTCAGTACGCCTGGTTGCGCCTGCTCGCCCAAGGCGGCGACAGCCTGATGGTGGTCGGCGACGACGACCAGTCCATCTACGGCTGGCGTGGCGCGAAGATCGAGAACATCCACCAGTACTCGTCCGACTTCCCGGACACCGAAGTGATCCGCCTGGAGCAGAACTACCGCTCCACGGCGAGCATCCTCAAGGCCGCCAACGCGCTGATTGTCAACAACAGCGGTCGCCTGGGCAAAGAATTGTGGACGGATGTCGGTGACGGTGAGCTGATCAATCTGTATGCCGCCTTCAACGAACACGATGAAGCACGCTATGTGGTCGAGACCATCGAAAGCGCGCTGAAAACCGGCATCTCGCGCAACGACATCGCCATTCTGTACCGCTCCAACGCTCAGTCGCGCGTGCTGGAAGAAGCCCTGCTGCGTGAACGCATTCCGTACCGCATCTACGGCGGGCAGCGTTTCTTCGAGCGCGCCGAGATCAAGAACGCCATGGCCTATATGCGCCTGCTGGAAGGCCGTGGCAACGACGCGGCGCTGGAGCGAGTGATCAACGTTCCGGCACGCGGCATCGGTGAAAAAACCGTCGAAGCGATTCGTGAGCATGCGCGTCATGCCGACGTTTCGATGTGGGAAGCCATGCGCCTGCTGGTCGCCAACAAGGGCCTGACCGGGCGCGCAGCGACTGCCTTGGGCGGGTTTATCGAGCTGATCGAGAACCTGTCGGCGAAGGTCATGGAGATGCCGCTGCACCTGATGACCCAGACGGTTATCGAGCAGTCCGGGCTGATCACTTATCACGAGCAGGAAAAAGGCGAGAAAGGCCAGGCCCGGGTAGAAAACCTTGAAGAACTGGTCAGCGCCGCACGCGCCTTCGAGAACCATGAGAGCGATGAAGAACTGACGCCACTGGCGGCCTTCCTCGGCCATGCCTCACTGGAGGCTGGCGACACTCAGGCGCAGGAGCATGAGGAGAGCATCCAGCTGATGACCTTGCACAGCGCCAAGGGTCTGGAATTCCCGCATGTGTTTCTGGTGGGCATGGAGGAAGGGCTATTCCCGCACAAGATGAGCCTGGAAGAACCGGGCCGTCTGGAAGAAGAGCGGCGCCTGGCCTATGTCGGCATCACCCGCGCGATGAAACAGCTGGTGATGACCTACGCCGAGACGCGTCGCCTGTATGGCAGTGAGACCTACAACAAGGTCTCGCGTTTCGTACGCGAAATACCGCCAACGCTGATTCAGGAAGTACGCTTGTCCAACAGCGTCAGCCGCCCGTTCGGCGGTACCCCGAAATTCAACAGCAGCAGCCTGTTCAACGGCACCGGCATCCCGGAGACCGAGTTCACCATGGGCCAGCGCGTCCAGCATGCGGTGTTCGGCGAAGGCGTCATCCTCAACTTCGAAGGCGCCGGTGCCCAGGCACGCGTACAGGTCAACTTCGCTGAAGGCAGCAAGTGGCTGATGATGGGGTATGCGAAGCTGGTGGCGTTGTAG
- a CDS encoding PA3496 family putative envelope integrity protein — MKTRRQQEDQRRMEFRRAIESYSEARQLNQELCDYMDGVKNTVWQTVTPPAVDRRNARQAG; from the coding sequence GTGAAAACCCGCCGTCAGCAGGAAGATCAGCGTCGCATGGAATTTCGTCGGGCAATCGAGAGCTACAGTGAAGCGCGTCAGCTCAATCAGGAGCTCTGCGATTACATGGATGGCGTGAAAAACACCGTCTGGCAGACCGTTACGCCTCCCGCGGTCGACCGTCGAAACGCTCGACAAGCTGGCTGA
- the hexR gene encoding transcriptional regulator HexR, translating to MNLLQHIAQSRHLLRKSELKVADHVLLDPAAVMHSSMADLAHSVGISEPTIVRFCRAIGCTGFQDLKLKLAQSLAAGASFGQFAIHEDDSVADYSLKIFDTTLHTLMEVRENLDPHALQLAVTAMAGANRVEFYGFGASGAVAADAQHKFFRLLLTAAAYSDPHMQAMSAVTLKSTDVAVCISQSGRSKDLLITANLVRESGATLITLCPSQTPLAELSSVNLAIDVHEDTEIYTPLTSRIAHLVVIDVLAMGVAMARGPSLVNHLKSVKRSLRGLRLSPKSIKTHED from the coding sequence TTGAATCTGCTGCAACACATCGCCCAGTCACGTCACCTGTTGCGCAAATCGGAGCTCAAAGTAGCCGACCATGTGCTGCTTGACCCTGCGGCCGTGATGCACAGTTCCATGGCCGATCTGGCGCACAGCGTCGGGATCAGCGAGCCGACCATAGTGCGCTTCTGCCGCGCTATTGGCTGCACCGGGTTTCAGGACCTCAAGCTCAAGCTGGCGCAAAGCCTGGCGGCGGGTGCCAGTTTTGGCCAGTTCGCGATTCACGAAGACGATTCGGTCGCTGATTACAGCCTGAAGATTTTCGACACCACCCTGCACACGCTTATGGAGGTGCGCGAGAACCTTGATCCTCACGCCTTGCAACTGGCGGTCACGGCAATGGCCGGCGCCAATCGGGTCGAGTTTTACGGGTTCGGGGCGTCAGGCGCAGTGGCTGCCGATGCGCAACACAAGTTCTTCCGGCTGCTGCTGACCGCAGCGGCGTATTCCGACCCGCACATGCAGGCCATGTCGGCCGTCACGCTCAAGTCGACAGATGTAGCGGTGTGCATTTCGCAGTCGGGGCGCTCCAAGGATTTGCTGATCACCGCCAACCTGGTCCGCGAGAGCGGCGCGACGCTGATCACACTATGCCCGAGCCAGACGCCGCTGGCCGAGCTGTCTTCGGTCAATCTGGCGATCGATGTGCACGAAGACACCGAAATCTACACGCCGTTGACTTCGCGCATCGCACATCTGGTGGTCATCGATGTGCTGGCGATGGGCGTTGCGATGGCACGCGGTCCGAGCCTGGTCAACCATCTTAAAAGCGTCAAGCGCAGCCTGCGCGGCTTGCGTCTTTCGCCGAAGTCGATCAAGACCCACGAAGACTGA
- a CDS encoding LysR family transcriptional regulator, which yields MRKSLMRMTLRQLRIFNEVCDLRSYSRAAEEMSLTQPAVSLQIRQLEELIGQPLLDYVGKKLYLTEAAEALQSASRDIFGRLESLDMQLSDMQGSLQGQLKLAAESSCKYFIPHLFAAFKRNYPDVSLSLMVVNRAQIIRRLSDNRDDLVVMSAVPQHMGLEFLPFLNNPIVAVAPADHPLSSRKTLSLKDLEPWPLLTREPGSGTRLACEEYFKEKRVHFTQTQEVASSEAQRECVVAGLGLAMLTRHAVCQELATGTLVELPVAELPLYRSWCVVQARDKRLSPVAHAFLAFIRNERAQISQLVERFDGRPREA from the coding sequence ATGCGTAAGTCATTGATGCGCATGACATTGCGCCAACTACGCATCTTCAATGAGGTATGTGACCTGCGCTCATACAGCCGCGCCGCAGAAGAAATGTCGCTCACTCAGCCCGCAGTCAGCTTGCAGATACGACAGCTGGAAGAGCTGATCGGGCAGCCGCTGCTCGACTACGTTGGCAAGAAGCTGTACCTGACGGAAGCGGCTGAAGCCCTGCAATCCGCCAGCCGGGATATTTTCGGACGCCTGGAAAGCCTGGATATGCAGCTTTCAGACATGCAGGGCTCGCTGCAGGGGCAGTTGAAATTGGCGGCCGAGTCGAGCTGCAAATACTTCATCCCGCATCTGTTTGCTGCGTTTAAACGCAACTATCCGGACGTCAGCCTGAGCTTGATGGTGGTCAATCGTGCACAGATCATCAGGCGATTGTCAGATAACCGCGACGATCTGGTGGTGATGTCGGCCGTGCCTCAGCACATGGGTCTGGAGTTTCTGCCGTTTCTGAACAATCCGATTGTCGCCGTAGCACCGGCCGACCATCCGTTAAGTAGCCGCAAAACCTTGAGCCTGAAAGACCTGGAGCCGTGGCCGCTGCTGACACGCGAACCGGGGTCGGGCACGCGTCTGGCCTGCGAGGAGTATTTCAAGGAAAAGCGCGTGCACTTCACGCAGACGCAAGAGGTGGCTTCCAGCGAAGCACAGCGTGAATGCGTGGTGGCCGGGCTGGGCCTGGCGATGCTGACGCGGCACGCAGTCTGTCAGGAACTCGCCACTGGCACTCTTGTGGAGTTGCCTGTGGCGGAGCTTCCGCTGTACCGAAGCTGGTGCGTGGTGCAGGCCAGAGACAAACGCCTGTCACCGGTGGCGCATGCGTTCCTTGCATTCATCCGCAACGAACGTGCGCAGATCAGCCAGCTTGTCGAGCGTTTCGACGGTCGACCGCGGGAGGCGTAA
- a CDS encoding acetyl-CoA carboxylase biotin carboxylase subunit, translating to MITKILIANRGEIAVRIVRACAEMGIRSVAIFSDADRHALHVKRADEAYSIGAEPLAGYLNPRKLVNLAVETGCDALHPGYGFLSENAELADICAERGVKFIAPSAEVIRRMGDKTEARRSMIKAGVPVTPGTEGNVADIEEALVEGERIGYPVMLKATSGGGGRGIRRCNSREELEQAFPRVISEATKAFGSAEVFLEKCIVNPKHIEAQILGDSFGNVVHLFERDCSIQRRNQKLIEIAPSPQLTPEQRAYIGDLSVRAAKAVGYENAGTVEFLLAEGEVYFMEMNTRVQVEHTITEEITGIDIVREQIRIASGLPLSIQQEDIIHRGFALQFRINAEDPKNNFLPSFGKITRYYAPGGPGVRTDTAIYTGYTIPPFYDSMCLKLIVWALTWEEAMDRGLRALDDMRLQGVKTTAAYYQEILRNPEFRSGEFNTSFVESHPELTNYSIKRKPEELALAIAAAIAAHAGL from the coding sequence GTGATAACAAAAATTCTGATCGCCAACCGCGGAGAAATAGCCGTCCGCATTGTGCGTGCCTGTGCCGAAATGGGCATTCGCTCGGTAGCGATTTTCTCCGATGCAGACCGTCATGCGTTACACGTCAAACGTGCCGACGAAGCCTACAGTATTGGTGCCGAACCACTGGCGGGTTACCTGAACCCACGCAAACTGGTCAATCTGGCGGTGGAAACCGGTTGTGACGCGCTGCACCCCGGTTACGGTTTTCTCTCGGAAAACGCTGAGCTTGCTGATATCTGCGCCGAACGTGGTGTCAAGTTCATCGCCCCTTCGGCAGAAGTGATCCGCCGCATGGGTGACAAGACCGAAGCGCGGCGCAGCATGATCAAGGCCGGCGTGCCGGTCACGCCAGGCACCGAAGGCAACGTGGCGGATATCGAAGAAGCACTGGTCGAAGGCGAGCGCATCGGGTATCCGGTGATGCTCAAGGCCACTTCCGGTGGCGGCGGGCGTGGTATCCGCCGCTGTAACAGCCGCGAAGAGCTCGAGCAAGCTTTTCCCCGGGTGATTTCCGAAGCGACCAAGGCGTTCGGTTCGGCGGAAGTCTTTCTGGAAAAATGCATCGTCAATCCCAAGCACATCGAAGCGCAGATCCTCGGCGACAGCTTCGGTAATGTGGTGCACCTGTTCGAGCGCGACTGTTCGATTCAGCGTCGTAATCAGAAGCTGATCGAAATTGCGCCCAGCCCGCAACTGACTCCGGAGCAGCGCGCCTACATCGGCGATCTGTCTGTGCGTGCAGCCAAGGCCGTCGGTTACGAGAACGCGGGCACCGTGGAGTTTCTGCTCGCCGAGGGTGAGGTGTACTTCATGGAGATGAACACCCGGGTGCAGGTCGAGCACACCATCACCGAAGAAATCACCGGCATCGACATTGTTCGCGAGCAGATCCGCATCGCGTCGGGCCTGCCGCTGTCGATCCAGCAGGAAGACATCATTCATCGCGGTTTTGCCCTGCAGTTTCGAATCAACGCCGAAGACCCGAAGAACAACTTTCTGCCCAGCTTCGGCAAGATCACTCGTTATTACGCACCCGGCGGACCTGGCGTGCGCACCGACACGGCGATTTACACCGGCTACACGATTCCGCCGTTCTACGACTCGATGTGCCTGAAGCTGATCGTCTGGGCGCTGACCTGGGAAGAGGCGATGGACCGCGGCCTGCGTGCGCTGGATGACATGCGTCTACAAGGGGTGAAGACCACTGCGGCCTATTACCAGGAAATCCTGCGCAACCCGGAATTCCGCAGCGGTGAGTTCAACACCAGCTTTGTCGAGAGCCATCCTGAACTGACCAACTACTCGATCAAGCGCAAACCCGAAGAGCTGGCTTTGGCCATCGCTGCCGCCATCGCCGCACATGCCGGTCTGTAA
- the oadA gene encoding sodium-extruding oxaloacetate decarboxylase subunit alpha: MSKKIFVTDTILRDAHQSLLATRMRTEDMLPICDKLDKVGYWSLEMWGGATFDACVRFLKEDPWERLRQLRAALPNTRLQMLLRGQNLLGYRHYSDDVVKAFVAKAAVNGIDVFRIFDAMNDVRNLRVAIEAVKAAGKHAQGTIAYTTSPVHTIEAFVAQARQMEAMGCDSVAIKDMAGLLTPYATGELVKALKAEQSLPVFIHSHDTAGLAAMCQLKAIESGADHIDTAISSFAWGTSHPGTESMVAALKGSEFDTGLDLELLQEIGLYFYAVRKKYHQFESEFTAVDTRVQVNQVPGGMISNLANQLKEQGALNRMSEVLEEIPRVRKDLGYPPLVTPTSQIVGTQAFFNVLAGERYKTITNEVKLYLQGGYGKAPGQVDETLRRQAIGNEELIDVRPADLLRPEMTKLRADIGALAKSEEDVLTFAMFPDIGRKFLEERAAGTLTPEVLLPIPEAGSVAKAGGEGVPTEFVIDVHGETYRVDITGVGVKAEGKRHFYLTIDGMPEEVVFEPLNEFVGGGASKRKQASAPGHVSTTMPGNIVDVLVKEGDVVKAGQAVLITEAMKMETEVQASVPGKVVAIHVAKGDRVNPGEILVEIDG, encoded by the coding sequence ATGTCCAAGAAGATCTTTGTAACCGACACCATCCTGCGTGACGCTCACCAATCGTTGCTGGCGACCCGCATGCGCACCGAAGACATGCTGCCGATCTGCGACAAACTCGACAAGGTCGGCTACTGGTCGCTGGAGATGTGGGGCGGCGCGACGTTCGACGCCTGTGTGCGTTTTCTCAAGGAGGACCCGTGGGAGCGTCTGCGCCAGCTGCGTGCGGCATTGCCCAACACCCGTTTGCAGATGCTGCTGCGCGGGCAGAACCTGCTGGGCTATCGGCATTACAGCGATGACGTGGTCAAAGCGTTTGTGGCCAAGGCGGCGGTCAACGGCATCGACGTGTTCCGGATTTTCGATGCGATGAACGATGTGCGTAACCTGCGGGTTGCCATCGAGGCGGTCAAAGCGGCTGGCAAGCATGCGCAGGGCACCATCGCGTACACCACCAGCCCGGTGCACACCATCGAAGCATTCGTCGCGCAGGCCCGGCAAATGGAAGCCATGGGGTGTGACTCGGTGGCAATCAAGGATATGGCCGGTCTGCTGACGCCCTATGCCACTGGCGAGCTGGTCAAGGCGCTGAAAGCCGAGCAGTCGCTGCCGGTGTTCATTCACTCGCATGACACGGCCGGTCTGGCCGCGATGTGTCAGCTCAAGGCGATTGAAAGCGGCGCGGATCATATCGACACGGCGATCTCCAGTTTCGCCTGGGGCACCAGCCATCCGGGCACCGAGTCGATGGTCGCGGCGCTGAAGGGTAGCGAGTTCGATACCGGCCTGGATCTGGAACTGTTGCAGGAAATCGGTTTGTACTTCTACGCAGTGCGTAAGAAATATCACCAGTTCGAGAGCGAATTCACCGCTGTCGATACCCGCGTGCAGGTCAATCAAGTGCCGGGCGGGATGATTTCCAACCTCGCCAATCAGCTCAAGGAGCAGGGCGCGCTCAATCGCATGAGCGAAGTGCTGGAGGAAATTCCGCGCGTGCGCAAAGACCTGGGGTATCCACCGCTGGTGACGCCGACCTCGCAGATCGTTGGTACTCAGGCGTTCTTCAATGTGTTGGCGGGTGAGCGCTACAAGACCATCACCAACGAAGTGAAGCTTTATCTGCAAGGCGGGTACGGCAAGGCGCCGGGGCAGGTCGATGAAACGCTGCGTCGTCAGGCGATTGGTAACGAAGAACTGATCGATGTTCGTCCTGCTGACCTGCTACGGCCGGAGATGACCAAGCTGCGCGCCGATATTGGTGCGCTGGCCAAATCCGAAGAGGACGTGCTGACTTTTGCGATGTTCCCGGACATTGGCCGCAAGTTTCTGGAAGAGCGCGCTGCCGGTACCCTGACGCCGGAAGTGTTGTTGCCGATCCCCGAAGCCGGAAGCGTGGCCAAGGCAGGCGGCGAGGGCGTGCCAACCGAGTTCGTTATCGATGTGCATGGCGAGACCTACCGGGTGGACATCACCGGCGTGGGCGTCAAGGCCGAGGGCAAGCGCCACTTCTACCTGACCATCGACGGCATGCCGGAAGAAGTGGTGTTCGAGCCGCTCAACGAATTTGTCGGCGGCGGTGCCAGCAAACGCAAGCAGGCCAGCGCGCCGGGCCATGTCAGCACCACCATGCCGGGTAACATCGTCGACGTGCTGGTCAAGGAAGGCGATGTGGTCAAGGCCGGGCAGGCCGTGCTGATTACCGAAGCGATGAAGATGGAAACCGAAGTCCAGGCGTCGGTGCCCGGCAAGGTTGTGGCCATCCACGTCGCCAAGGGCGACCGCGTCAATCCGGGCGAGATACTGGTCGAGATCGACGGCTGA